One Sandaracinaceae bacterium DNA window includes the following coding sequences:
- the corA gene encoding magnesium/cobalt transporter CorA, whose translation MAKRKSRLRTRRRKSTRGPIGAPPGTLSAHPDAQATRASVIAYGREDIVERVAEKPARAKKDMDAQAVGWLDVVGLADVELIRAVGEAFELHPLALEDVVSPHQRAKVEEYPSRTFVVLRMPSIHEDGTLDLEQVSLFFGDRYVLTFQERDGDCFEPVRNRIRQGRGRIRSRGADYLAYALMDAVVDAYFPVIEHFGDRLERLEDRVLENPEESLVGEIHIIKRDLTAVRRAVWPLREAVSILLREERELVTEETRVFLRDVYDHTVQLVELVEGQRDIASGLLDVYLSSVSNRMNEVMKVLTIIATIFIPLSFVAGLYGMNFDTSSPYNMPELAWRLGYPWALGLMLAISLVMLWYFRRKKWL comes from the coding sequence ATGGCGAAACGGAAGAGCCGCCTGAGAACCCGTCGGAGGAAGTCCACCCGCGGGCCCATCGGCGCCCCGCCCGGGACGCTGAGCGCTCACCCCGACGCGCAGGCCACCCGCGCGAGCGTGATCGCGTACGGCCGCGAGGACATCGTGGAGCGTGTTGCAGAGAAGCCGGCCCGGGCCAAGAAGGACATGGACGCCCAGGCAGTCGGCTGGCTGGACGTGGTCGGCCTCGCCGACGTCGAGCTGATCCGCGCGGTGGGGGAGGCGTTCGAGCTCCACCCGCTGGCCCTCGAGGACGTGGTCAGCCCACACCAGCGCGCCAAGGTCGAGGAGTACCCGTCGAGGACCTTCGTGGTGCTCCGGATGCCCTCCATCCACGAAGACGGCACGCTCGACCTCGAGCAGGTCAGCCTCTTCTTCGGCGATCGGTACGTCCTGACCTTCCAGGAGCGCGACGGCGACTGCTTCGAGCCCGTGCGCAACCGGATCCGGCAGGGCCGCGGGCGCATCCGCTCGCGCGGCGCCGACTACCTCGCCTACGCGCTGATGGACGCCGTCGTCGACGCGTACTTCCCCGTCATCGAGCACTTCGGCGATCGCCTCGAGCGGCTCGAGGATCGCGTGCTGGAGAATCCCGAGGAGTCGCTCGTCGGCGAGATCCACATCATCAAGCGCGACCTGACCGCGGTGCGACGCGCGGTCTGGCCGCTGCGCGAGGCGGTGAGCATCCTGCTGCGCGAGGAGCGCGAGCTGGTCACGGAGGAGACCCGCGTGTTCCTGCGCGACGTCTACGATCACACCGTGCAGCTCGTGGAGCTGGTCGAGGGCCAGCGCGACATCGCGTCGGGCCTGCTCGACGTCTATCTGTCGAGCGTGAGCAACCGGATGAACGAGGTGATGAAGGTCCTGACCATCATCGCCACGATCTTCATCCCCCTGAGCTTCGTGGCGGGGCTCTACGGGATGAACTTCGACACGAGCTCGCCCTACAACATGCCCGAGCTCGCCTGGCGGCTCGGCTATCCGTGGGCGCTCGGGCTCATGCTCGCGATCTCCCTCGTCATGCTGTGGTACTTCCGACGCAAGAAGTGGCTCTGA
- the yacG gene encoding DNA gyrase inhibitor YacG — protein sequence MPACPVCKSERLVRDADHSPFCSRRCKLIDLGQWLDEGYRIPDDAPPVPGLAPSANGRQP from the coding sequence ATGCCCGCTTGTCCTGTTTGCAAGTCGGAACGGCTCGTGCGCGACGCCGACCACTCCCCCTTCTGCTCTCGCCGCTGCAAGCTGATCGATCTCGGTCAGTGGCTCGACGAAGGCTACCGCATCCCCGACGACGCCCCGCCCGTTCCCGGGCTCGCGCCGAGCGCGAACGGGAGGCAGCCGTGA